GGCATTGCCGCCTGGACAGCGTGACCGTTTCCAGACCCTGCTGGTGTCGGTCGATCCGGCGCGGGACACGGTGCCGAAGCTGCGCGGGTACGTCCGCTTCTTCAGCCCCTCGGCCCGGGGGCTGATCATCCCCGAACCGCAGCTCCGGAAGACCGCCGCAGCCTGGGGCGTGGCCTACGAGTATACCGACGTCACCGGGCTGCAGGCATATCAGGTCAACCACACTACCGGGGTGTATCTCATCGACCCACAGGGGAAGCAGCGGGTGGTCTGGGACATCTCGCAGCTGACCAATACGGCCCGCATCGCGGCTGACGTGCAGACGGTACTGCGCTGACCATGACCCTTCCATCTCCCCCGTACACTGATCGGATGATAAGCAGTTCTCAAGGGGACATCTGCGAGGTGCGCTGCGTCCACCCGGAAGCCGTCCAGAAGGCTCGGCAGGCCCTTCCGGACGCCGGGTGTGTCGAGCAGGCGAGTGCCTTCCTGAAACTGGTCGGCGATCCCACCCGCCTGAGACTCCTGAGCGCGCTGAACACGGGGGAAATGTGTGTCTGCGATCTCTCGGCGGCGGTGGGCATCAGCGAGAGTGCGGTCAGCCATCAGCTCCGGTTGTTGCGTACCGGCCGGGTGGTGACCTTCCGCAAGGAGGGGCGGGTCGCGTACTACCGCCTGCTCGACCACCACGTCACCACCCTGATCGACAATGCGCTGGAACACGCCCGCGAGTAGGCGAGTGGTTGGGGCGCTGGCCCTGCTCGGGGCCGCGCTGATTGCCGGCCTCACGTTGGTCTGGGTGCAGGAAGGGCGCTGGAGATCTCCGCTGTACTGCATCTCCGCGCCGGGCACGCTCTGGAATGGGCTGGCCCCGTTGCCGCCGGCCTTCGAGCCGCGCTGTCCCCCGAGTCAGAGTTACCGCCGGGAGGTAAGGGCCGGTCAGAGCCGGGTCGAGCAGTACCGTGTGGCCGGCTGGCAGCCCCGCGCGGTCGCCGATCTGTTGAGATCCGCCGGCTACGTGCTGATCGAGGACGAGTTGCGCGGCGCCGATCACTACTCGGCGTTCCTGGGCAGCACCGTGCCGGCGGAACTGCACTACACCGCGGTGCGGGACGGCGACGACACGCTCATCACCGTCAGCGGCCCGTAAGGTGCAGTCGTGGAGAACGTGGCAGCCAGCTCACTTCCAGGCGTGAACCAACGCTCAGAAGATGCGCTGGAGGCTGCGCAGCAACTGATCTTCCGTGAGCTGCCCCTGGCGGACATTCCGGATGACCCCGTCCCGGTCGATAAAGACCGTGGTCGGCAACGTCCGCACCTGAAACCGGCGGGCGACGGCCTGACCGGGATCAGGGCCGGTCAGCAGACTGAAGGTGAACCCGGCGTCGTAACGGCGCACGGCCTCCAGGCTGGCCCGCTCGTGCAGGCTAACCACCACCAGCCCGTGACTCACGTACTCGAACTGATAGCCCCGCAGCAGGCGGTCGTTCTCCACGCACGCGGCGCAGCTCACGTCTCCGAAGAGCACGATGACCGCCTGGCCCCGCAGCGCGGCGAGACTCACCGCCGCCCCGCTCAGATCGGTGATGCGAAATTCCGGCGCCATGGGCCTGAATGGGGGGCCGCCCGCCTGTGCGGGCCAGCCCACAGTCACCACGCTCAGGGCCAGCCCCATCAGGAGGCGCCTCATGGGCAGCCGGCTGGGGTCAGGCCATCTTGATGAATGGGCAGTGGTCATTGAGCGCAGCCTACTCGTGAGCTGTGAGGACGCGTCAACACCCTGTCGCCCCCTCGTTCCCGACGACAGGATGAGCTCCGGCCTGAAGCCATTCTTAATGTCGGATATCCGAATAAACGGATGATAGGGTGAGCCATGCACAACCATGCCCTTGCGCCACAGCCGCACCCCGACGACCTCTCACGGGTGTGCGCCGTCTTCACGGCGCTGTCCGAACCGGTGCGATTGCGGGTCGTGAATCTGTTGAGTGGCGGGGAGCAGAGTGTGACGCAGCTGGTCGAGGCCCTTGAGCTGCCGCAGAGCACCGTCAGTCGCCACCTCGCCCTCCTCCGCACGACCCGGCTGGTCACGGCCCGCCGGGAGGCCACCCGTGTGTACTACCGGCTGACCGACGCTCACCTCGTCTCGCTGACCCGCGAGGCCTTCAGTCACGCCCAACACGAGCGGCTCGGCCTGCCCGACCATCCGGCTGACCTGCCCTCCAGGGCGCGTCGATGAACGCCCTGGCACTGTTCGCCTCGCTGCGCAACCCGCGCTTCGCCCGGCTGTATGCGGCGCAGACCATCAGCCAGATCGGCGACGCGCTGACCTGGGTCGGCCTGGCGCTGCTCGCCGCTCAGCTCGCCGGCCCTGGGCAGGCGCCCGCCGTACTGGCCATCGCCCTGACGATCCGGGTCACGGCTTTCGTGCTGCTCAGCCCGCTGGCCGGCGTCCTGGCCGACCGGGTCGACCGCCGCATGGTGCTGATGCTCTGCGACTTCGGCCGGATGGCGGTGCTGGGAGTCATGTTCTTCGTCACCCAGGTCTGGCAGATCTACATCCTGATGTTCGTGCTCAACGCCCTCACGGCCTTCTTCACCCCCACCAATCAGGCCACCGTCCCACTGGTCGTGGGCCGCGAGGAGGCCCGGCCCGCGTTCGCGCTGTCGAGCGCGACCACCGAGCTGCTGGGCATCGTGGGGCCGGGCCTGGCAGGGCTGCTCGCAGCCTGGCTTGGCACGCGCTCACTGTTCGCCGTGGACGCCGTGAGCTTCCTGCTCTCGGGCCTCCTGATCCTGACCCTGCCGGCGTTGCGGGCGAAGCAGGAGGGCGGCGCGCCGGAGCGCAGCACCCGGGCGGATCTGCGCGACGGCACGGCCCGGCTGTGGCGCGATCCCCCGGTGCGCTTCGCGCTGCTGATGGAACTGGTGGCGGCTCTGACCGGTGCCCTGATCCTGACCGTGACCATCTCACGGATCGAGAGCGGTCTGGGCCTGGGGGAAGCCCAGTACGGCTGGGTGATGGCCGCCTATGGCCTGGGTGCGGCCGCCGCCTCGCTGGCCGTGGGCGCGGCAGGCCGGCGCGTCCCGCTCACCCGCTTCATCGCTCTGGGCGCGCTGGTGACCAGTCTGGCGATCCTGCCCGGGAACCTCGTGCCGCTGGGCGGCCTGATGGCCTGCTGGCTGCTGGCGGGCATGGGCCAGAACTGGGTCAACCTGCCCACCGAGACGCTGCTGGCCGAGCGCACTGAAGAGGCTGCGCAGGGCCGGGTGTACGGCGCGCACTTCGCGTGGAGTCACCTGTGGTGGGCGGTGGCGTACCCGGTGGCGGGCTTCCTGGGCACCCGGTTTCCGGATCAGGCCTTCGGGGTTGGTGGTGCGCTCGCGCTGGCGCTGCTCTCAGGCGTGTGGCTGGCCCATCGCCGGATTGGCCACATGGTGCCGGCATCGTGACGGGGCGAAGTCTGACACCCGTAAGGCCATGCCAGAGGAGGATCGTGCCGTGAACCGCCGAGCACGAGTGGTGCGCTCAAGGGCGACGGTTCGGGGTCGCCAGGGAAGGGCACCGGGTTTCACGCTCGAGCCCGTGAATCCCAGTGGGAGGACACGCTCCTGGGCTGGAGGTGTGCCCAGTTCGCCGGCCCCATGGTGCCCTTGGCTCAGCCGACGCTGATCTCGGCGTCCTGCAACTCATCTTCAAAGGAAGGTGAATCGGCCTGACGTTTGAATTCCTGCAGAAGCTCGGTGAACCTGCTCACCGTCATTTCGAGGCACGAGGCCGCCTGAGCCGGTGAGAGGGTCTGTGCGGCGTGGGCCGTGAGCACCAGATTGACGAAGAGGTCGGGCAATCCCTGTGGGCGCTCGAGCTTGGGGGCATACGCCCATTCCCAGCGCTGCACGGCGTAGCCCAGCTGCTCCGCCTCGCGCACGGGGCGCACCGCCCGCAGATCCTCAAAGTGGGCTCCCCTCAGGATGCCCAGCTTCCGGAGCCGGACGAGCATCGCCGCGTAACTGACCTTGAAGTGCCGCTGGAGGGCGATCACGTCCGCGACTCCGACCTGCTCGTC
This Deinococcus sp. AB2017081 DNA region includes the following protein-coding sequences:
- a CDS encoding MFS transporter — its product is MNALALFASLRNPRFARLYAAQTISQIGDALTWVGLALLAAQLAGPGQAPAVLAIALTIRVTAFVLLSPLAGVLADRVDRRMVLMLCDFGRMAVLGVMFFVTQVWQIYILMFVLNALTAFFTPTNQATVPLVVGREEARPAFALSSATTELLGIVGPGLAGLLAAWLGTRSLFAVDAVSFLLSGLLILTLPALRAKQEGGAPERSTRADLRDGTARLWRDPPVRFALLMELVAALTGALILTVTISRIESGLGLGEAQYGWVMAAYGLGAAAASLAVGAAGRRVPLTRFIALGALVTSLAILPGNLVPLGGLMACWLLAGMGQNWVNLPTETLLAERTEEAAQGRVYGAHFAWSHLWWAVAYPVAGFLGTRFPDQAFGVGGALALALLSGVWLAHRRIGHMVPAS
- a CDS encoding ArsR/SmtB family transcription factor, encoding MISSSQGDICEVRCVHPEAVQKARQALPDAGCVEQASAFLKLVGDPTRLRLLSALNTGEMCVCDLSAAVGISESAVSHQLRLLRTGRVVTFRKEGRVAYYRLLDHHVTTLIDNALEHARE
- a CDS encoding ArsR/SmtB family transcription factor, translated to MHNHALAPQPHPDDLSRVCAVFTALSEPVRLRVVNLLSGGEQSVTQLVEALELPQSTVSRHLALLRTTRLVTARREATRVYYRLTDAHLVSLTREAFSHAQHERLGLPDHPADLPSRARR
- a CDS encoding SCO family protein — translated: MTDLPHPAPRSWPRSLLLVLVGVGGLVATLLFARLNTPQEFYGTAYPAGRVAPTLSGTGEDGRPLALGALKGSAVAVFFGFLQCPAICPTTLASLERVRQALPPGQRDRFQTLLVSVDPARDTVPKLRGYVRFFSPSARGLIIPEPQLRKTAAAWGVAYEYTDVTGLQAYQVNHTTGVYLIDPQGKQRVVWDISQLTNTARIAADVQTVLR
- a CDS encoding TlpA family protein disulfide reductase translates to MRRLLMGLALSVVTVGWPAQAGGPPFRPMAPEFRITDLSGAAVSLAALRGQAVIVLFGDVSCAACVENDRLLRGYQFEYVSHGLVVVSLHERASLEAVRRYDAGFTFSLLTGPDPGQAVARRFQVRTLPTTVFIDRDGVIRNVRQGQLTEDQLLRSLQRIF